From the Polynucleobacter sp. MWH-UH35A genome, one window contains:
- the purB gene encoding adenylosuccinate lyase: MSQPLSTLNALSPLDGRYAGKLDALRPWLSEAAFMRQRVFVEIHWLLALAAAGLPDVPKINAADEAFLLSLPEKFSDADAQRIKDIEAVTNHDVKAVEYFLKEKVADRPDLLKASEFIHFACTSEDINNTSHGLMLRGARDEVLLPQLRKVLSVLTELALEHAKVPLLSRTHGQPASPSTLGKEIANIAKRLERAIDSIAAVPLLGKMNGAVGNYNAHMSAYPDFDWENFSKNVVEKRLGLTFNPYTIQIEPHDGMAQLFDAIARANTILLDMDRDFWAYISVGYFKQRTKAGEIGSSTMPHKVNPIDFENSEGNLGVANALLRHLAEKLPISRWQRDLTDSTVLRNLGPAFGHSVLAYDSALRGLGKLEVNLVAIAADLDACWEVLAEPVQTVMRRYGIENPYEQLKELTRGKGINQEDLQTFIRSLNIPEDAKARLLEMTPSSYLGKAVELTERLKK; encoded by the coding sequence GTGAGTCAGCCGCTTTCAACCCTTAATGCCCTTTCACCCCTAGATGGCCGTTATGCCGGAAAGCTCGATGCGTTGCGTCCTTGGCTCTCCGAGGCTGCTTTTATGCGGCAACGTGTTTTTGTAGAAATTCATTGGCTTTTGGCTTTGGCTGCTGCTGGCCTACCAGACGTACCAAAAATTAATGCTGCTGACGAAGCCTTTTTGCTTTCGCTCCCAGAAAAATTTTCGGATGCTGATGCACAGCGCATTAAAGATATTGAAGCGGTCACGAACCATGACGTAAAAGCGGTCGAGTACTTCTTAAAAGAAAAAGTAGCGGATCGCCCAGATTTGTTAAAAGCAAGTGAATTCATTCACTTTGCTTGTACATCAGAAGATATCAATAACACCTCCCATGGCTTGATGTTGCGTGGCGCTCGTGATGAAGTGCTTTTACCTCAACTCAGAAAAGTTCTCTCTGTTCTCACTGAATTAGCGCTTGAGCACGCTAAGGTGCCTTTGTTATCTCGTACCCATGGGCAACCCGCCTCACCAAGTACTCTGGGCAAAGAGATTGCGAATATTGCTAAGCGTTTAGAGCGTGCAATTGATTCTATTGCTGCAGTTCCATTGCTAGGCAAGATGAATGGTGCAGTTGGCAATTACAACGCACATATGTCCGCTTATCCTGATTTTGATTGGGAGAATTTCTCTAAGAATGTGGTGGAGAAGCGCTTGGGTTTAACCTTTAATCCTTACACCATTCAGATTGAGCCACACGATGGTATGGCGCAGCTCTTCGACGCAATTGCGCGTGCCAATACGATTCTCTTGGATATGGACCGCGATTTCTGGGCTTACATTTCCGTTGGATATTTCAAACAACGCACAAAAGCAGGTGAAATTGGTTCATCTACGATGCCGCATAAAGTCAACCCGATTGACTTTGAAAACTCTGAGGGTAATTTGGGTGTAGCCAATGCCTTGCTTCGTCACCTCGCTGAAAAATTACCAATCTCTCGTTGGCAGCGTGACCTCACTGATTCCACAGTATTGCGCAATCTAGGTCCTGCATTTGGCCATAGCGTTTTAGCTTATGACAGCGCCTTGCGTGGCCTTGGTAAGCTGGAAGTGAATTTGGTTGCGATTGCTGCTGATTTAGATGCGTGTTGGGAGGTTTTGGCTGAGCCAGTACAAACTGTGATGCGACGCTATGGCATTGAGAACCCTTATGAGCAATTAAAAGAATTGACTCGGGGCAAAGGCATTAATCAAGAAGATTTACAAACCTTTATCCGTAGCTTGAATATTCCTGAAGATGCTAAAGCACGTTTGTTGGAGATGACTCCATCTTCTTATTTGGGTAAGGCGGTCGAGTTGACCGAACGCCTCAAAAAGTGA
- a CDS encoding proton-translocating transhydrogenase family protein, producing the protein MDLAAFQSILTVQNITVFVLAIFVGYHVVWNVTPALHTPLMAVTNAISGIIIVGALLQTEVIGGDEITLTSIIGAVAVFLASINIFGGFMVTRRMLEMFKKKAPKTNSADAAK; encoded by the coding sequence ATGGATCTCGCTGCCTTTCAAAGCATCCTCACCGTTCAAAACATTACCGTGTTTGTATTGGCTATTTTTGTTGGCTATCACGTAGTTTGGAACGTTACGCCAGCATTACATACACCCTTAATGGCTGTAACAAATGCGATCTCCGGCATCATCATCGTTGGCGCCCTATTGCAGACCGAAGTAATCGGTGGCGATGAAATCACCCTCACCAGCATTATTGGTGCGGTTGCTGTGTTCCTAGCATCTATCAATATTTTTGGTGGCTTTATGGTCACCCGTCGCATGCTTGAGATGTTTAAGAAAAAAGCACCTAAAACAAACTCAGCTGATGCTGCTAAATAA
- the mnmA gene encoding tRNA 2-thiouridine(34) synthase MnmA: MISLNSSPILSSQPKKVVIGMSGGVDSSVAAWMLKKQGFEVIGLFMKNWEDDDNDEYCSARQDWLDVVSVADMIGIDVEAVNFAAEYRERVFADFLREYAAGRTPNPDVLCNAEIKFKAFLDHAMSLGADAIATGHYARVRHENGKVQLLKAVDASKDQSYFLHRLTQQQLANVLFPLGEIPKTEVRKIAEQIGLHNAKKKDSTGICFIGERPFREFLNRYLPRVPGPIKTPEGKIVGEHMGLAFFTLGQRKGIGLGGSQDGNGDAWYVARKDVPNNTLYVAQGHEHPWLLANQLSAMDASWVSGGAPTPGNYSAKTRYRQADSACSLSVGNEAQSFDLSFPDAQWAVTPGQSAVLYDGDVCLGGGIISA, from the coding sequence ATGATCTCGCTCAATTCTTCCCCAATCTTGTCCTCCCAGCCCAAGAAAGTCGTTATTGGCATGTCTGGAGGGGTAGATTCGTCGGTTGCTGCCTGGATGCTCAAAAAGCAAGGTTTTGAAGTTATTGGCCTTTTCATGAAAAATTGGGAGGATGACGATAACGATGAGTACTGTTCAGCGCGTCAGGATTGGCTCGACGTGGTCTCGGTAGCCGATATGATCGGAATCGATGTTGAGGCGGTCAACTTTGCTGCTGAATACCGCGAACGCGTATTTGCGGATTTCTTGCGGGAATATGCTGCAGGGCGAACACCGAATCCCGATGTTTTATGTAATGCCGAAATTAAGTTCAAGGCATTTCTGGATCACGCCATGAGTTTGGGTGCTGATGCGATTGCTACTGGACACTATGCGCGTGTGCGTCATGAGAACGGAAAAGTTCAGTTATTAAAAGCAGTTGATGCCAGCAAGGATCAAAGTTATTTCTTGCATCGTCTCACTCAACAACAATTGGCAAATGTGCTGTTTCCTCTTGGCGAAATTCCAAAAACAGAGGTGAGAAAAATTGCCGAGCAAATTGGTTTGCACAATGCCAAAAAGAAAGACTCCACTGGAATTTGTTTTATCGGTGAACGTCCTTTTAGAGAATTCTTAAATCGTTATTTACCCCGCGTACCAGGCCCCATTAAAACGCCAGAGGGCAAAATTGTCGGTGAGCATATGGGCTTAGCCTTCTTTACCTTGGGTCAGCGCAAAGGTATTGGTTTGGGCGGCAGTCAGGACGGCAATGGTGATGCTTGGTATGTAGCGCGTAAGGATGTTCCGAACAACACTCTGTATGTAGCGCAAGGTCACGAACACCCGTGGCTATTGGCTAACCAGCTTTCTGCGATGGATGCAAGTTGGGTTTCTGGTGGCGCACCGACACCTGGAAATTATTCGGCCAAGACTCGCTATCGTCAAGCGGATTCTGCCTGTAGTTTGAGTGTCGGTAATGAGGCACAGAGTTTTGATTTGAGTTTTCCAGATGCGCAGTGGGCAGTGACACCCGGACAATCTGCTGTTCTTTACGATGGCGATGTTTGCTTAGGTGGCGGAATTATTTCTGCATAA
- a CDS encoding Re/Si-specific NAD(P)(+) transhydrogenase subunit alpha, translating into MRIGVPLETRPGETRVAATPETVKKLIGQGHTVVIQKDAGLQASQPDSAYVAVGASIGSAADAFGAEIVLKVRAPEASELKQIKSGAVLLGMLDPFDNDMIAAMAAQGVTAFSLEAAPRTTRAQSMDVLSSQANIAGYKAVMVAANEYQRFMPMLMTAAGTVKAARVLILGAGVAGLQAIATAKRLGAVIEASDVRPAAKEQIESLGAKFVDVPYETDEEREIAQGVGGYARPMPEAWMKRQAALVAERAQQADIVITTALIPGRKPPVLLHSDTVANMKPGSIVIDLAAGKGDNGSGNCPLTQADKVIDANGVKIVGYTNLASMVAADASALYARNLLDFMKLIVDKEAKLVIPSDDDIVTACLMCRDGQAIRKN; encoded by the coding sequence ATGCGCATAGGAGTGCCACTGGAAACAAGGCCTGGGGAAACTCGAGTAGCCGCCACACCAGAAACCGTTAAAAAACTCATCGGTCAAGGTCATACCGTAGTTATTCAAAAAGACGCCGGATTACAAGCCAGCCAACCCGACTCCGCTTATGTGGCCGTGGGCGCCAGCATCGGCAGCGCTGCGGATGCGTTTGGTGCCGAGATTGTTCTCAAAGTGCGCGCACCCGAAGCGTCTGAACTCAAGCAAATTAAATCTGGCGCCGTACTCTTGGGAATGCTTGACCCGTTTGATAACGACATGATTGCCGCAATGGCTGCACAAGGCGTTACCGCATTCTCATTAGAAGCGGCGCCTCGTACAACCCGTGCGCAAAGCATGGACGTTTTATCCTCCCAAGCCAATATTGCTGGATATAAAGCGGTGATGGTTGCTGCAAATGAATATCAGCGCTTTATGCCAATGTTGATGACTGCCGCAGGAACGGTAAAAGCAGCGCGTGTACTCATCTTGGGTGCTGGCGTTGCCGGCTTGCAAGCCATTGCCACTGCAAAGCGTCTTGGTGCTGTGATTGAGGCATCCGATGTCCGTCCCGCTGCTAAAGAACAAATTGAATCACTGGGTGCAAAGTTTGTTGACGTGCCCTATGAAACTGATGAAGAGCGTGAGATCGCTCAAGGAGTTGGTGGCTATGCCCGTCCAATGCCTGAGGCATGGATGAAGCGCCAAGCAGCTTTAGTTGCTGAGCGGGCACAACAAGCCGATATCGTGATTACTACTGCATTAATCCCAGGACGTAAGCCACCTGTTCTCTTGCATAGCGATACTGTTGCCAATATGAAGCCTGGCTCGATAGTAATCGACCTAGCTGCAGGCAAAGGTGACAACGGCTCCGGTAACTGCCCGCTAACGCAAGCAGACAAAGTTATTGATGCGAATGGCGTGAAGATTGTTGGTTACACCAATTTGGCCAGCATGGTTGCAGCAGATGCTTCCGCTCTCTATGCACGCAACTTGCTCGATTTCATGAAACTCATTGTGGATAAGGAAGCTAAATTGGTTATCCCAAGTGACGATGACATCGTTACCGCTTGCTTAATGTGCCGTGATGGTCAAGCCATCCGCAAAAACTAA
- a CDS encoding diguanylate phosphodiesterase, with protein sequence MQLLRLFMEGLDTVAYWYRSGRFIPGILPLPANALARSGYVDAMCELILNSRLPVGLISIGIQTIPEPCIVNACNEGLLRLRRLGILLHCLNFSGGVDELHWIKEMQLEGVHIDMAQIRERDLASDVLSQLRQSPYSPTQIYASNIGLVKDFENASTLIADHSYGGLMMSPVSRHQMLQINDSRIAKAIFSLHPHPNPNLNGDK encoded by the coding sequence ATGCAACTGCTTCGCCTCTTCATGGAGGGTTTAGACACAGTTGCCTATTGGTATCGTAGTGGCCGCTTTATTCCAGGAATCTTGCCGCTACCTGCAAATGCCTTAGCCAGAAGTGGCTACGTGGATGCCATGTGCGAGTTGATCTTGAACTCTCGCCTACCGGTGGGTCTCATCAGCATAGGCATTCAAACAATACCAGAGCCTTGCATTGTCAATGCGTGTAACGAAGGCTTGCTACGCTTGCGACGACTTGGCATCTTGCTTCACTGCCTAAACTTTTCAGGAGGTGTTGACGAATTGCATTGGATTAAAGAGATGCAATTAGAGGGGGTTCATATTGATATGGCGCAGATTCGTGAACGTGATCTTGCCAGTGATGTGCTATCCCAATTAAGACAGTCACCCTACTCACCCACTCAAATTTATGCAAGCAATATCGGACTAGTCAAGGATTTTGAAAATGCCTCGACCCTCATTGCCGATCATTCATATGGTGGCCTCATGATGTCACCCGTAAGCCGACATCAGATGCTACAGATTAATGATAGCCGTATCGCTAAAGCCATTTTTTCGCTGCACCCTCATCCAAACCCAAACCTAAATGGAGACAAGTAA
- the groL gene encoding chaperonin GroEL (60 kDa chaperone family; promotes refolding of misfolded polypeptides especially under stressful conditions; forms two stacked rings of heptamers to form a barrel-shaped 14mer; ends can be capped by GroES; misfolded proteins enter the barrel where they are refolded when GroES binds), translated as MAAKDVVFGDSARTKMVEGVNILANAVKTTLGPKGRNVVIERSFGGPTITKDGVSVAKEIELKDKLQNMGAQMVKEVASKTADIAGDGTTTATVLAQSIVREGMKYVVSGHNPMDLKRGIDKAVTAAIEELAKISKPCTTTKEIAQVGSISANSDHSIGQRIAEAMEKVGKEGVITVEDGKSLEDELEVVEGMQFDRGYLSPYFINQPEKQVAVLESPYVLLFDKKIANIRDLLPVLEQVAKSGRPLLIIAEDVEGEALATLVVNNIRGIIKTCAVKAPGFGDRRKAMLEDIAILTGGTVIAEEIGLTLEKTTLEHLGQAKRIEVGKENTIIIDGAGDAKAIEARVKNIRVQIEEATSDYDKEKLQERVAKLAGGVAVIRVGAATEVEMKEKKARVDDALHATRAAVEEGIVPGGGVALIRAMQGIKGLKGDNADQDAGISIVLRAMQEPLRTIVSNAGEDAGVVVNAVQESKGNNGYNAATGEYGDLVAQGVIDPTKVTKTALVNAASVAGLLLTTDCAISEAPKDESAGGGMPDMGGMGGMGGMGGMM; from the coding sequence ATGGCAGCAAAAGACGTTGTATTTGGAGATAGCGCTCGCACCAAGATGGTCGAAGGCGTAAACATTCTTGCTAATGCAGTGAAAACAACCTTGGGACCAAAGGGTCGCAATGTGGTGATCGAGCGTTCATTCGGTGGACCAACAATCACTAAAGACGGTGTATCCGTAGCAAAAGAAATTGAACTCAAGGATAAGCTGCAAAACATGGGTGCGCAGATGGTTAAGGAAGTTGCTTCCAAAACTGCTGACATCGCTGGTGACGGTACAACTACCGCTACTGTTTTGGCGCAGTCTATCGTTCGCGAAGGCATGAAATATGTGGTTTCAGGTCATAACCCAATGGACTTGAAGCGTGGTATTGATAAGGCTGTTACAGCAGCAATTGAAGAGCTCGCAAAAATTTCTAAGCCTTGCACAACTACCAAAGAAATCGCTCAAGTAGGTTCTATCTCTGCAAACAGCGACCACAGCATTGGCCAGCGTATTGCAGAAGCAATGGAAAAAGTAGGTAAAGAAGGCGTAATCACTGTTGAAGATGGCAAGTCTTTGGAAGACGAGCTTGAAGTAGTTGAGGGCATGCAGTTTGACCGCGGTTACCTCTCTCCATACTTCATCAATCAACCAGAAAAACAAGTTGCTGTGTTGGAAAGCCCATACGTTCTCTTGTTTGATAAGAAAATTGCCAACATCCGTGACTTGCTCCCAGTACTCGAGCAAGTGGCCAAGTCTGGTCGTCCACTGTTGATCATTGCTGAAGATGTTGAAGGCGAAGCCTTGGCAACTTTAGTTGTGAATAACATCCGCGGCATTATCAAGACCTGTGCTGTTAAAGCTCCTGGTTTCGGTGACCGTCGTAAAGCAATGTTGGAAGACATCGCGATTTTGACTGGCGGCACAGTCATCGCTGAAGAAATCGGCCTCACACTCGAGAAAACCACTCTTGAGCACTTGGGTCAAGCGAAGCGTATCGAAGTAGGTAAAGAAAACACCATCATTATTGACGGCGCTGGCGATGCTAAAGCGATTGAAGCACGCGTGAAGAACATTCGCGTTCAGATCGAAGAAGCTACTAGCGACTACGACAAAGAAAAATTGCAAGAGCGTGTAGCCAAGTTGGCTGGCGGTGTTGCGGTGATTCGTGTTGGTGCTGCTACTGAAGTAGAAATGAAAGAAAAGAAAGCCCGTGTTGATGATGCATTGCATGCAACTCGTGCAGCTGTTGAAGAAGGTATTGTTCCTGGCGGTGGCGTGGCATTGATTCGTGCAATGCAAGGTATTAAAGGCTTGAAAGGCGATAACGCTGATCAAGACGCTGGTATCAGTATCGTATTGCGCGCTATGCAAGAGCCATTGCGTACTATCGTTAGCAACGCCGGTGAAGATGCTGGTGTCGTTGTGAATGCAGTGCAGGAAAGCAAAGGCAATAATGGCTATAACGCGGCTACCGGTGAATACGGTGACCTGGTTGCACAGGGTGTTATCGACCCAACTAAGGTAACCAAAACTGCATTGGTAAACGCAGCTTCTGTTGCTGGCCTCTTGTTGACTACTGATTGCGCAATCTCTGAAGCGCCAAAGGATGAGTCTGCTGGTGGCGGTATGCCTGATATGGGTGGTATGGGCGGCATGGGTGGTATGGGTGGCATGATGTAA
- a CDS encoding co-chaperone GroES: protein MNLRPLHDRVIIKRLDQESKTASGIIIPDAAAEKPDQGEVLAVGPGKRDDSGKLNAPDVKVGDRVLFGKYAGQTVKVDSEELIVMREDDIMAVVQK, encoded by the coding sequence ATGAATTTGCGTCCCTTACATGATCGCGTAATCATCAAGCGTTTAGATCAAGAATCAAAAACTGCTTCCGGAATCATCATTCCTGACGCTGCTGCAGAAAAGCCTGATCAAGGTGAGGTTTTGGCAGTTGGTCCAGGCAAGCGCGATGACAGCGGCAAATTAAACGCACCTGACGTCAAAGTAGGCGATCGCGTGTTGTTCGGCAAATATGCCGGTCAAACAGTAAAAGTTGACAGCGAAGAACTCATTGTGATGCGTGAAGACGACATCATGGCTGTTGTACAGAAATAA
- a CDS encoding response regulator transcription factor, whose translation MRKRVMLVDDHPAMLMALKSMLQDQLLFEIAGQAQNGEECLRSMKEVNPNMVILDLDMPKTDGFDVIRRIGLMYPDVRMLVLSSMDEAVYGGRVRSLGGHGFVNKTAGADVILAACVAISQGYNFFTHGKNGNSSLSDNDKLALISDRELQVMKYLGKGNTNQQISDMLHISNKTVATYKTRVFDKLGINNIADLILFCRMNNIIES comes from the coding sequence ATGAGAAAACGCGTGATGTTGGTAGATGACCACCCAGCAATGCTGATGGCTCTTAAAAGTATGTTGCAAGACCAGTTGTTATTTGAAATTGCAGGACAGGCACAGAATGGCGAAGAGTGTCTGAGATCCATGAAGGAGGTCAATCCTAATATGGTGATTCTCGATCTAGATATGCCAAAGACAGACGGCTTTGATGTCATCCGACGAATCGGACTAATGTATCCAGACGTTCGTATGCTAGTTCTGTCCAGCATGGATGAAGCAGTTTATGGCGGCAGGGTGCGCTCATTAGGTGGGCATGGTTTCGTGAATAAAACAGCCGGGGCCGATGTCATCCTCGCAGCCTGCGTTGCTATATCTCAGGGTTACAACTTTTTCACACATGGAAAAAATGGAAATAGCTCATTAAGCGACAACGATAAACTCGCATTGATTTCCGATAGAGAACTGCAGGTCATGAAATATTTAGGCAAAGGCAATACCAATCAACAGATATCTGACATGTTGCATATCAGCAATAAAACCGTAGCAACCTACAAGACTAGAGTCTTTGACAAGCTCGGGATTAACAATATCGCCGATCTCATCCTGTTCTGCCGCATGAACAACATCATCGAAAGCTAA
- a CDS encoding NAD(P)(+) transhydrogenase (Re/Si-specific) subunit beta produces the protein MSNITAISYLISSVLFILALRGLSSPTTSRQGNTFGMIGMLLAVITTFFIPDFKPVVSLIGAAIVGGAIIGTIAAKRVQMTKMPELVALMHSFVGLSAVLIAIAAVFNPAHDHTGAQKIELFIGAFIGAITFTASVIAFGKLSGKVSGKPVSFAGQHLLNLILAVLMVGAGIAYYMGDSHAAFLAMCAIALVLGVTLIIPIGGADMPVVVSMLNSYSGWAAAGIGFTLNNPVLIIAGACVGSSGAILSYIMCKAMNRSILAVLLGGFGAETAAGGGDDGGPKNYKTGSPEDAAFLMENADTVIIVPGYGLAVARAQHALKELTEKLTHHGVTVKYAIHPVAGRMPGHMNVLLAEAEVPYDQVFEMEDINSDFGQADVVLVLGANDVVNPAARTPGSPIFGMPILEAFKAKTIIVNKRSMAAGYAGLDNELFYMDKTMMVFGDAKKVVEDMVKAVE, from the coding sequence ATGTCAAACATAACCGCTATTTCTTATCTCATCTCATCGGTGTTGTTCATCCTCGCTTTGCGCGGCCTATCTTCACCAACCACATCACGCCAAGGTAATACTTTCGGCATGATTGGTATGCTGCTTGCAGTCATTACCACTTTCTTCATTCCAGATTTCAAGCCAGTCGTCTCATTAATTGGTGCCGCTATTGTGGGTGGTGCGATTATTGGAACGATTGCAGCTAAGCGTGTGCAAATGACCAAGATGCCAGAGTTGGTTGCGTTGATGCACTCCTTTGTTGGCTTATCAGCTGTGTTGATTGCAATTGCAGCTGTATTTAATCCAGCGCATGACCATACTGGCGCCCAGAAGATCGAACTCTTTATCGGCGCATTTATTGGCGCCATAACCTTTACTGCGTCGGTCATTGCATTCGGCAAGTTATCCGGCAAGGTCAGCGGTAAACCAGTGAGTTTTGCGGGCCAGCATTTGCTTAACTTAATCCTAGCTGTCTTGATGGTAGGCGCTGGTATTGCGTATTACATGGGTGATAGCCATGCAGCCTTCTTGGCAATGTGCGCGATTGCCTTGGTATTGGGTGTGACTTTGATTATCCCTATCGGTGGCGCCGATATGCCAGTGGTTGTATCTATGTTGAACAGTTATTCTGGTTGGGCTGCAGCCGGTATTGGCTTCACCTTAAACAATCCTGTATTGATTATTGCGGGTGCTTGCGTAGGCTCATCAGGTGCGATTTTGTCTTACATCATGTGTAAAGCGATGAACCGCTCCATTCTGGCGGTCTTGCTTGGTGGATTTGGCGCTGAAACTGCTGCAGGTGGCGGTGACGATGGTGGTCCTAAAAACTACAAAACTGGCTCCCCTGAAGATGCTGCCTTCCTCATGGAAAATGCGGACACTGTAATTATTGTTCCTGGCTATGGCTTAGCAGTGGCTCGTGCTCAACACGCCCTAAAAGAATTGACTGAAAAGTTGACTCACCATGGTGTAACTGTGAAGTATGCGATTCACCCTGTTGCTGGACGTATGCCTGGCCATATGAACGTTCTCTTGGCGGAAGCTGAAGTTCCATACGATCAAGTATTCGAGATGGAAGATATCAACAGTGATTTTGGTCAAGCCGACGTAGTCTTGGTGCTTGGTGCTAACGACGTTGTTAACCCAGCAGCACGCACTCCAGGCAGCCCAATCTTCGGCATGCCGATCTTGGAAGCGTTTAAAGCCAAAACCATTATTGTGAACAAGCGCTCTATGGCGGCTGGTTATGCCGGCCTAGATAACGAGCTTTTCTACATGGATAAAACCATGATGGTCTTCGGTGATGCGAAGAAGGTCGTGGAAGATATGGTTAAAGCTGTTGAGTAA
- a CDS encoding glutathione S-transferase: MKLIGSLTSPYVRKVRIVFNEKKVDIDLELENVWAADTKIASTNPLGKVPCLIADDGEAIYDSRVIAEYADGLSPVSKLIPTDNRERASVKTWEALADGIMDASILARLEQTLRPVEQQSQTWCDRQMGKIDTALRQMSEQLGENAWCHGNQMTLADIAVGCAVGYLLFRFPEVKWQTQYPNLDRLYQKLLQRPSFIETEPPAA, encoded by the coding sequence ATGAAACTCATCGGATCCCTCACCAGCCCCTATGTACGCAAAGTACGCATTGTTTTTAACGAGAAAAAGGTCGATATAGACCTCGAATTGGAGAATGTCTGGGCAGCAGACACCAAAATCGCCTCTACAAACCCCTTAGGAAAGGTGCCCTGCCTGATTGCTGACGATGGCGAGGCTATTTATGACTCCCGCGTCATTGCCGAATACGCTGACGGCCTCAGCCCAGTGAGCAAGCTCATTCCAACTGATAATCGTGAGCGTGCCTCAGTAAAAACCTGGGAAGCGCTCGCAGACGGAATTATGGATGCGAGTATTTTGGCTCGATTAGAGCAAACCTTGCGCCCAGTAGAGCAACAAAGTCAAACTTGGTGCGACCGCCAAATGGGCAAGATCGACACTGCTCTGCGTCAAATGTCTGAGCAACTAGGTGAAAATGCCTGGTGTCACGGCAATCAAATGACCTTAGCCGATATCGCTGTTGGTTGCGCTGTTGGCTACTTACTATTTCGCTTTCCAGAAGTGAAATGGCAAACCCAATATCCAAACCTAGATCGCCTCTATCAAAAATTATTGCAGCGCCCTTCTTTCATTGAAACTGAACCTCCCGCTGCTTAA